A stretch of the Pelodiscus sinensis isolate JC-2024 chromosome 8, ASM4963464v1, whole genome shotgun sequence genome encodes the following:
- the LOC142830385 gene encoding uncharacterized protein LOC142830385, with translation MGITPKTYRQKFRAEHYSSGTRPRVIAQRLKEAAWRWLDPEQCTGPQVAELVVLEQFMNILPSSGQRWVRRHHPSTLSEAVELMNDYEAAEGVEMVSRGNRPPPPKKGEAERSPHTKGSPEKGDRWGPGRGATRRPLAPAWSLPAREVPRDASGHLPDAGPNPLKAGLPRGPCFRCGQEGHLIKDCPFMDCSYAQALAGAGELTEEAEGKIMRPVVIEGKQVVALLDLGCSQTIVRADLIPPKGPRGPTMQVQCVHGNLHQYATTWVQIKEDDRDSWCYVVIAPQLAYPALLGRDWAGFHRAVGDWQARGATQETGAQLGALGEPPRGVAPHGAPSQGSRRRGAPPPGTRERYFLHEQREDPTLRHAWSMAWEGGEQEETTVGGLAGPRFEYIPTAYIGLMGGGRNEQRPDSSSYHGGAVAASWGWHIPTPGRDT, from the coding sequence ATGGGCATTACGCCCAAAACCTACCGGCAGAAGTTTAGAGCTGAGCACTATAGCTCGGGGACCCGGCCACGGGTTATCGCCCAGCGATTGAAGGAGGCGGCCTGGAGGTGGTTAGACCCTGAGCAATGTACCGGACCGCAGGTGGCTGAGTTAGTGGTGCTGGAGCAGTTCATGAACATCTTGCCCAGCAGCGGTCAGCGTTGGGTACGCCGCCATCACCCCTCCACACTGAGTGAGGCAGTTGAACTCATGAATGATTATGAAGCCGCCGAGGGGGTAGAGATGGTGAGCCGGGGGAATAGACCACCCCCACCCAAgaaaggagaggcagagagaagccCCCACACTAAGGGAAGTCCAGAAAAAGGTGACAGATGGGGACCAGGACGAGGGGCCACAAGGAGACCCTTAGCGCCGGCCTGGTCCCTCCCGGCCAGGGAGGTGCCCCGAGACGCATCAGGCCACCTACCTGATGCCGGGCCCAACCCCCTTAAGGCGGGTCTGCCCCGCGGACCCTGCTTTCGGTGTGGACAAGAGGGTCATCTCATTAAGGACTGCCCCTTCATGGATTGTTCCTACGCGCAGGCGTTAGCGGGGGCCGGGGAGTTAACGGAGGAGGCCGAAGGTAAGATAATGCGGCCCGTGGTGATCGAAGGCAAGCAGGTGGTGGCACTCCTTGACTTGGGGTGTAGCCAGACCATAGTACGGGCGGACTTAATCCCCCCGAAGGGCCCACGGGGTCCCACAATGCAGGTGCAGTGTGTCCATGGGAACCTGCACCAATACGCCACCACCTGGGTCCAGATCAAGGAGGACGACCGCGACAGTTGGTGCTATGTGGTAATAGCTCCCCAGCTCGCCTATCCAGCTTTGCTGGGCCGCGACTGGGCGGGGTTCCACAGGGCCGTAGGCGATTGGCAAGCCAGGGGGGCAACGCAGGAGACAGGTGCCCAGTTAGGAGCATTAGGAGAACCTCCAAGGGGGGTAGCCCCCCACGGTGCCCCAAGTCAAGGATCCCGACGTAGGGGAGCGCCTCCACCTGGAACTCGAGAACGGTACTTTCTCCACGAGCAAAGGGAAGACCCCACGCTGAGGCACGCCTGGAGCATGGCGTGGGAGGGCGGCGAGCAGGAGGAGACTACAGTGGGAGGCCTCGCCGGCCCTCGCTTTGAGTACATTCCGACCGCTTATATAGGGttgatgggtggggggaggaacgAACAGAGACCTGACAGCTCCTCGTACCATGGCGGTGCTGTCGCCGCCTCATGGGGGTGGCACATACCAACCCCTGGTCGGGACACTTAA